From a region of the Neodiprion fabricii isolate iyNeoFabr1 chromosome 7, iyNeoFabr1.1, whole genome shotgun sequence genome:
- the LOC124186490 gene encoding acanthoscurrin-1-like isoform X1 yields the protein MMKRLQNTGLLMVLACLGGTVSAGLLPGGGGGYQYNRPGGPGGSGTNGLFGGGGQRPSGSYGAPGFPGGFGSPGTGFGGGPSITGSGFGGQPSGFQGPSNIGGGYNYNNDNGRPKPYSFQYEVRDPPTGNDFGQQENSDGNTVRGEYRVLLPDSRTQIVRYTADDASGYNADVQYEGQAQFPQFGVAGYAGGPNYQGGFGAGGGGHRGGGFGGGNGSGFGNGGTPNNQYLPPGADYGK from the exons ATGATGAAACGTCTTCAG AATACAGGGTTGCTCATGGTGCTGGCGTGTCTAGGAGGGACGGTATCGGCCGGTCTTTTGCCAGGCGGTGGAGGAGGTTACCAATACAACAGGCCCGGAGGACCCGGAGGATCAGGTACCAATGGACTGTTTGGAGGCGGAGGCCAGAGGCCATCAGGATCCTACGGAGCTCCTGGTTTCCCCGGAGGATTCGGGAGTCCAGGAACTGGATTTGGCGGGGGGCCAAGCATCACCGGAAGTGGTTTCGGCGGACAGCCGTCCGGATTCCAGGGACCGTCGAACATTGGTGGCGGGTACAATTACAACAATGACAACGGCAGG CCGAAGCCCTACAGCTTTCAATACGAAGTGAGAGACCCGCCGACCGGAAATGACTTCGGCCAACAGGAAAACAGCGACGGAAATACGGTGCGTGGTGAGTACAGAGTCCTGCTACCTGACTCAAGGACCCAAATAGTCAGGTACACAGCCGACGATGCGAGCGGTTACAACGCAGACGTTCAGTACGAGGGTCAAGCTCAGTTTCCTCAGTTTGGAGTCGCCGGATATGCGGGAGGTCCCAATTACCAGGGTGGATTTGGCGCCGGTGGTGGCGGCCATCGCGGAG GTGGTTTCGGGGGTGGAAACGGAAGCGGATTCGGCAACGGCGGGACTCCGAACAACCAATATTTGCCACCGGGTGCTGATTATGGGAAATAA
- the LOC124186490 gene encoding pro-resilin-like isoform X2, translating to MVLACLGGTVSAGLLPGGGGGYQYNRPGGPGGSGTNGLFGGGGQRPSGSYGAPGFPGGFGSPGTGFGGGPSITGSGFGGQPSGFQGPSNIGGGYNYNNDNGRPKPYSFQYEVRDPPTGNDFGQQENSDGNTVRGEYRVLLPDSRTQIVRYTADDASGYNADVQYEGQAQFPQFGVAGYAGGPNYQGGFGAGGGGHRGGGFGGGNGSGFGNGGTPNNQYLPPGADYGK from the exons ATGGTGCTGGCGTGTCTAGGAGGGACGGTATCGGCCGGTCTTTTGCCAGGCGGTGGAGGAGGTTACCAATACAACAGGCCCGGAGGACCCGGAGGATCAGGTACCAATGGACTGTTTGGAGGCGGAGGCCAGAGGCCATCAGGATCCTACGGAGCTCCTGGTTTCCCCGGAGGATTCGGGAGTCCAGGAACTGGATTTGGCGGGGGGCCAAGCATCACCGGAAGTGGTTTCGGCGGACAGCCGTCCGGATTCCAGGGACCGTCGAACATTGGTGGCGGGTACAATTACAACAATGACAACGGCAGG CCGAAGCCCTACAGCTTTCAATACGAAGTGAGAGACCCGCCGACCGGAAATGACTTCGGCCAACAGGAAAACAGCGACGGAAATACGGTGCGTGGTGAGTACAGAGTCCTGCTACCTGACTCAAGGACCCAAATAGTCAGGTACACAGCCGACGATGCGAGCGGTTACAACGCAGACGTTCAGTACGAGGGTCAAGCTCAGTTTCCTCAGTTTGGAGTCGCCGGATATGCGGGAGGTCCCAATTACCAGGGTGGATTTGGCGCCGGTGGTGGCGGCCATCGCGGAG GTGGTTTCGGGGGTGGAAACGGAAGCGGATTCGGCAACGGCGGGACTCCGAACAACCAATATTTGCCACCGGGTGCTGATTATGGGAAATAA